Genomic DNA from Podospora pseudoanserina strain CBS 124.78 chromosome 4, whole genome shotgun sequence:
CTATTTTGTCACAAACGAGCAAGCGAATCGGCCGGCGTCTTTTGCGTTTCTCACAAATAGTTTCCAGGGTTCCCAAGTGCCAGCCTCCTCCGATACTCTATCAAGCCAAGCCCGGCAGGTCTGATAGTCTGGAACATGGCATGAGATTTAGGTCATGGTTTGCCCAACTAACCTGGGCAGAGATAGCCAACATGCCCTGTCCTGGGAGAGAATAcgggagaaggaaagagTTGCTTTGACGTGGTCAACGGCCTCGCGTCAACTGTGTAATGCCAAGTGGTAGTTACGTTTTACGACACACAGCTCCTTTGCCCAGAGTTCACAGGCAAAGCAAGTATCTGGCCGTCTTGGTCGTATTACATGACACATCTGTCCAAAGATCCAGCATTCCTATACCTACCTCCCCATTGCCGCGCTTTCCCCGTCGCCGTTATTGTTTCACCGGCCCGTCTtcgatcttgttgttgctccAGGGGCTGAAGAATGGAGAAAACCCTTAAACCCTTGGTCGACATTCCCTGTCGATCGCGATCAGATAAGAGACCTGAAGGCGGTTCTGCGGAACCCCAAAGCCCGAAGGGACGAAAGCGAGGAAGGGAAACCCTTTCCTCGGCCCGAACATCCTTCTACCCTTTCCCTTGACAAAATCCATTcgccccccacctccccctcccccctgccTCCCACTTTCCGGACggtggaaaaaaaaaagaaaaaaagaaaccgATCCACAACAACCGATACGATAGCTCAGGTACACTTGCATCTTGCATTTGCATAAGTGCCATGTTTTTCCCCTCTTGTTCGGCGCGCGACAATGCACGCATGAAGGATTCAAACAACCGATGGCTGATATTGGCACCGTGACATACATACAGCAAGAGAAGATACATACATGATGAGCCGCCGTTGCCGAACACAACATCgccaaaatcaaaaaaatcaaaaaacaaaaaaaagcagAAATATAATCCTCTTGGACAAAAAATCCCCACGTACCTCAACTCGCCTGTCTGGTTATCAAACAACACAACCCAAGCCAATCCCTCCCACAAAGCGGAGTCAACAtggtcaacaccacccccttcgaATCGACAAATGTCGTTGCCATCTTGAACATTTTCGTAGcgcacccacctccccttccactgCCCACTCTCGTCATCgattgggggggaggggaagagaagCCAAGATTTCGATGGTGTGCCGAATCCACTCTTTCTGTagccgcccccgccccctccgtTGCAGTCAaagccggcggcggcggcgggcggcGCATTGCATTGCCCGAGCCCTCTCCGAAAGGGCACCctcacaaacaaacaaaataAAGCCATTCCGTTTGCCTACAAGTGTAGCCCCTGGATGATCGCCGACCAGTTTAATATCCCGTTCGCTAGTCGCGCCTTGGTTAGACACCAGGAAGGAAACATCGTGTCATGGTCCGATACAACAAACAGTCCCGGTCGGAGAGAGAAGGTGACAGGCGACTGTCCCCCCGAGTTGCCCGGATCCGACGAGCAGCCCCGCCCTGGCCGGGCCTCCAGCCTttgccaaaaaagaaaaggaacaaAGACAGAGAAAAAGGGGCAGGACCCTGAATTCATGACTTCGCCACTTTTGATAAAACTACTGGATCGTGATCTGAGGTTTTGTTCAGCCTTGGCGCCGAGATCCACAATATtccagtgggaggaggaagaactCCGGGTCAAGACCGAGATCACAGAACCAACCGGGTGAATGTAGttccaaccctaacccttatATCTACTTTCTTTTTCACAGAGAAAAGGGATAATTAGGGGGGGCGtagggggtgttgatggatAGTGTCATGATAAGTTATACTCTGCGGCAGATCTGGGGATCAGCATGACTGCTGGTGCTTATataaagggaggggggagagagtTCCTAACCCCTAGCCACAGTCAGCcacaataacaacaacaaagccACCCCCTAGGTAGGTTGCCCCTGAGTCGGAGTTGGGCTGGCTTTATGAAGCAGATAAGAAACAAGCGGCTGAAAGTAGAAGGGAGTTTAAAGACTTTTACCCCTGACATGTGAATTGAAGCTGAGACCGTCCAGTGATCACCCAAGGCACCTACATTGTGTTCATTCTCtttgcatcatcatcacaataTCCCCGAGTCGAAGTGACGAGGTTGTCCTGCCCTGGATCAATAGTAAAGATATCGGCGACGAACACACACGCGCGGCGAAAGATGGTTGATTTGTCAAGAGAACAGAGCTATCATCTAAGTACCTAGATAACCTCCCCAGCTTTCTGCCTCCTAAACACCCTAActatcaccaacaacaacaaagagcTGCGTAACTGCGAAGCTCAGCAACCCCCTGATGATCACCCATCTTCCAAAAGGCTACATCTCCCCCGCTTAAGCCTTCTTATTCCTCCTCCTAGCCCTCTCCTTACTCTCCTCATACGGATCAGGGTTCAGCTCCGGGCTCGGATCCAAAGGCTTTATCTTGCAGTCATCGCAGATATCTTGAACATGCACATCCTGATGGCCTCCGTTTTGACCAAAGCAGCCTCTGCCAAAATTTGCGCAGTTGTCCAACTGGCGGAAGGTGCGGTGGCCGCAGGGTAAACAGCGAGTTGTATTGGATGCACAGTGTAGCTCCTGGGTAGTGAGTGTATTCACTTGAAAtgttttgttgcttttttgCAGTTGCGCGCGCGCGTgcgtgcgtgtgtgtgtgtgtgtgtctgcgGCGGTAGTGATATCAAGACATCTCACCTCTTGGAGAGGAAATGATACccgttatatatttattcttcatctccaccaccagctggtGTCGGGATAGTAAAGTCTTTCAACGTAAAGATCTTTCACCAACTGTGTCAAGTCTTGCTAACCACCTCCGTATGATCGTATTTCGGACTCGGCGTCACCATCATTCTGGCTTAGTTGGTTTAGTTGAAGAAACAGGGGGATGGTTTGTATGATCTCGTCCAACAACAAACGACCCTCACTGAAAGCAACTCGAGGCAAGtagtgttggtggttgggaacCTCGAATGCAAGCCACAAGTCACCCTGTGAGCAAACAAGTCAGCAGAAcgcaccaaaaaaaaaaaagggggagtgTAACGCCGAGAAATGCCAGGTATGGTCTCTCTTGGGAAGAGCTAGCAGATGATGAACACAGCCAAAGTCACGGCGGATAAGTCGACAAGGCGGACAGTACCTAGTTGGCAAGAGCTTCTCATTATAATTCTCGCCTGTCTCCAAAGACAAATTGAACCACCCCTtatatcatcatcatcatcatcataacaCCATGTGCTCACTTATTTACCTAACCCATCATGTTAGCAAGCCTTCGGTCTTGTGAAGAGTGAGGATCACCTACGGTATGTATGCATCCCACTATGTACCCTCATATACCCCAACGCCAGGCAACAATGACTCGCTACAAACATGCCAACAGCGGCATGTTCACCTgatctttctcttcttcctgtaCGGGTCGTTCGACACGGCCTGCGGGTTGGGATCAAGTGGTCGAAGTTTGCTAACAAGAAATTATTCGTCAACCGCCATCACAAGTGCTCGCTTGCTTGGGATAGCCTACCAGTCACTGCATATATCTTGCACATACACATCTTGATGTGTTCCGTTTTGACCAAAACAACCACGACCAAACTTGGGACAGTTGTCGAACTTGGCAAAGGCCCGGTGGCCGCAGGTAAACACCCAGTCAGATTGCACACACATTTATGGCTATTTTCTGGGGTTGGCTGTGTTGAAGGCGAAGGGATATGTAACTGTTGCCTCAGTGGTGGTGCTCGGAGTAAGAGCGGAGTAGGAGGTGTGACCGAGAGTCGTCGGCTAGCTGTCTTTTGATGAGCAAAGTGTGCTGCGGACTATggagtgatgatggcgaccAGCTTCAAAGTTGGTGACAGGTATTTATAAACGTAGGCGGTGATGGTACTCTTCAGGGGCAACGCAAGAAGGGCTGTCTAATAACAGCAGTGCTCTTCAGCGGCCGGGAAACCGTAGCTCACGGAGCCAAGACGACTAACATCGTCTCTTGTCGACAGGGGAATCTAGAACCCAATTGCGAGAGGCAGTCAGTACCAATGTTTTCGTGAGGATACTGCGAGGTAGCAGGGTACAGAGACAActctggtgttgttgaagagaagAACGAgacagaaggagagggggacaCCAAGACATTGATAACAGGGACAAGGTCACAGAAATGTGTAAGCCAGGGCTCCTGCGTAACACACGCATCCCTCCGAAGTGTCTCCAGCGGGAAGTCGAGTGTAGACGATGCGCACTGGTGCATGTAGAAACATGTAAGACAAGTTACAAGGCTGCTTGCCCACTAGTGATTTGACAATATGCAGAGTCTCCCTCGTATCACTGAGATAGGGAAGTGATGCCTCACATTTCGATGATATCTCGACAAGGCTTGGATATCCCTTGGTGTTTCCGTCGGccgaagagaaaagaggcgCGCATATGTAACAGGGCAAACGTGGTGTTTGCCAGGAAATCTGGGGAGAGTATAGAGCAACAAAACATCACAACTCGAGGGCCGGACTTGCATGCCAATCAATTTGTGCCGCGCTAACGTATGTAGAGTAGCAAGAAGACCGGATGGTCCAGACCTTTTGCCTCAAGTTCTGAGGTGGCCTCCGGGTTGACGTAACCCGGCCGTGATCATGGATGTCTTTGTCGGTGCAGCTGACCGAGGCCTGCTGCGGGGAACTCGAGTTCTTGGAGCAAACAACTTTGCGGTGACAATTGGTGTCTATGACGAAAATGCAATCATCCGCTTGAGGCTGTGATGTTGTGCGAGACTCGCTCTGAGAGGTCCACGTCGGATCATGAAATTGTTTGAAAGAATGCTATGCAGAAGCTAAGCTCGATTGAAGATGCAGAATGCAGCCAACCTGCCTCGAGCCTGCCTGCTCCCATGTTCCTTCCTCTTGGCTCACCGCTGCCTACAATCTGTGATGCATTGACAACCAAGATGGAAAGGAGCGAAATAAGGGGCCATCAGCTCTACCTATTCTCCACCAAGAACGTCGACAAGATATGAATCACAAGAAAGAAGGTCGTATGTTGACTTATCTCAGCAAGCCTTCCCgcttccttccctccctcccgtcccGTCTCACTTTTTTCATCCCGTCTCACTTCATCCCAGCCCAGCGCCTCGGGTACCTTTGCCAGTTTCGCAGATTCATCAAAAttcctcgcctcccgctTCCCGTTTCCATGGGACCAGACCCTCGGTTTACGTAAGAAGGACCCTGGGAGTGTGGTCAAGAGCAGGTACTCGAACAAAGAAACTCCTACAAATTCGAGACCACGGCTGGGCTCACCATGGTTTCGGTGGTCTGACTTCCCACTTTCACTCCCTTTCATCAGACCTCTGGATTCGATTCTCTCACATACTCAGATGCTCACGTAGACAACACGCTGCATCAGGCCACAAAACCTCAAGATCAGTGATGTGAACCGCAAGCCCATCTCCTCGGTGTCACCAGAGCTGACCATTTTCAGGCGGAAACGACTAAAGTCGCCTTTCGCCTCCACAACTTGCGTGTTGCCGTCAGCCTCCTGCTTCAGGGTCATGTGTCAACTGTCAAACACTTTGTGACTTGGCTCAAGCCTCAGCTATCCGCCACCAAAGCAGACACTGACTACAGTGGCGCTGAAACTGAAGGGACAAGAGGGAGGGAAGCTGCTGTCTTGGACCCTGTCACACCTCAACAATTCGCCCAGCTtgcccatctcccccaagaCAGCATTCTGCTTTCGGGGAGACGGAGGCAACATGTGGGTTTTAGCCAAATACcgtttcccctcccctctagTCACACTGACTAACCGGCAAATAAAGTAGTCTCTGTGACTCGTTCCACTGACTTGCCGATAGACCCGATTTCATCCCGTTGCCTGTCCATGGTACTGGGCTCAAGGGAAGGTCAGGTTGTGTATAACGGAGGATATTGACCTGCTACCACTGCCTGTCGCACAACAGCGCACTGATGCTGCAGGTAGCCTCAACGTCTTCAGCTCCGCGTGAACTGACATGCCAAAACACAGTAGTTCGCGTGTCTATCCGTCGCCTCTTCATGTCTGTCGCCGCCTTCAAGCAGTCAACCGTGACTAGGGTATGCTTGGACTATCTGAGGACCCTCTAACAATCAGGGTCATCATGGACAAACCATTGCTCTTCATGCCACATGCCTCGTATAGACCCTCGAATGTCTTGGACTGTGCATACAAGACCCTTGAAACTCACGCCAGATCCCATATGCCTCATTTCAAAATAGAAACAGTCTCAACGCCGAGAATACCATACTGTCAAATGCCAGGGAAACAAGGTCGCTCCCGTCCCGCGGTCAACACGGAAGGCTACTCCATGCTCATGTCAACGGCCGCAGGCTCCAGGAGCGGAGGTGTTGTACGTAGAAACCGTTGTGGCACCGGGAATTAAGCATAAACCACCTGATCTATGTTCACTTGCATTCTAGGTTCTGATATTCCTAGCTACGTAGAACATTCAGCAGCAATCCCCGCCGATAAATTTCCTGAGTTGTCGTCGAATGCGCCTGAGAATCTGTAGAAACAACTCAATTCAGCAGAGTTTCATGTGGAAGTATTATCTGAGCATCACAGTACCTAAATAATAGCTCTCTTCCAAACCTGAGTAGATAACTTTTGTAAACGGAAGGTAAAACCCAGCAAACAGACTTCCTCTTTTCTCTAGTGACCCCAATCCCAGATCAGCTTCCGCCACACAGTACAATACTCAGTAAGCTCCCTTTGTTTTGTCCCGGAAACCCCTTATTACCCCGCATATCATCTTCTGCGTAGAAAGATTCGGAGATCTGTCTCTCAGCCATGCTGAACACCAGATTTGAAGATCACAAGAAGaactccaccaacccacacTCCCTCTAATGAGCACCTGGATGACAGGCCTCCTAAcgctctccaccctcgaGCAAATACCATGAGATCAGAAGTCTCATCTCAATCTAGCGAATTCGGCGTGAAAACAGAGCCTTATCTAGCATTTATGGTTTATCAACATGCCCAACTCTTCGCTTTCACACCTACGAGCGTGACCAGCCAGGTGTCGGAAGACCATCAGCAAGGGGAATGAAAGGACAATACACACCTACTAGCTTTACAGACATAATGGTTCAATATCGTGGCAATTATGGTCGTTAATGATGGTAGTGATGGGGAAAAGGCGTTGAACAATGTCATGTCAGATTCAGGGGCCATATATAGCATATAGCCCTAACCCCACTGGGGGGACTGCACTGCGATCCGGAGGGGGGATGCACCCCTATCATCTCTCTTTTTTAATTGTCCTTTTGCCTTTCCATATCCGCCGGTACCAACAACGTGGCACAGCATATCGGCTCAGACAGCAAGGAACCAGAGACATCCACAAGATACGCTGACCGGACAAACATCCCCTAAACAACTATGAAACGGTAAAACACCCCGACTGCCCAAAAGGTACACGTGGAGATACCGTTGATTTAAACCAGAGTTGAatttcctttcccttttctATCTTCCTATTTTGCACAAATATGATACAACTATGGACTCCTATCTCCTGTCTGTCATCATGtagttgggggggggaggggggtatcTCGTGTCATATATAGTCTTACATCTTTATACACGACTTCTTTTTTCCAAAATCCTTTTTATGCCTTGGTGGCAGCATTCTTTGCGGCCTCCTGCATCTTCTGGCTCAACGCCTGTGTCTTCAAGGGCTGAGCACCCTGCTTCAATTGCCTCTGAACCAGCGCCACAGTATTCTTGGGGATTCTGAGCCGTTGACCCAAAACGAGGGCGCCCGAAAGGAGTGCAAGAGCACCTGCCTGGTGGGTGGCTGCCAAATGGATAGGCACAATGTAGATAAGCGTGGTAATTCCGAGAGCGACCTGGAGAGAAACCAAGTGAACGAGCCCCAAAACACCCTTTCGGACGTTGGGAGGCATGGCGGCCTGGACGCGGCCGGTGCGGGAGTAGGCGAACAGGGCGAGAACAGCAGTAAAAGTGGTCATGGCGAGAATGCGGTGGTCGAGCTGAACAAATGAAGGGTTCTCGAGCATGTTGCGCCACCAGATATCGGAGCCGTCTTCCTTGCGGGAGTAGAACTTGTCGAGAAGTTCGGCCTTGGGCGGCATGTAGCCCGTGCCCATCTTGGGAAACTCGTTGTAGATAAGACCGGCATCGAGGCCAGCGACAAGAGCGCCCGAGAGGACCGTGGTAAAGATAAGAGCAGTGAGGCCGAGAACGGAGCGCctgaggatgttgagggccGGGTTCTTCAGAGCGGAGAAGTGCCCGGTATAATACGCGGGGTTGCCAAGAGCACGGTGGGTGCGGAAGACGCTGAGACCGGCGAGAAGCATCCAGGAGTAGCAGGCAAAAGCGGCGGCAAGGTGAGTGGCGAGGCGGTACTGGCTGACACGGGGGTGCGAGCCGGGAGCAAAGAGATCATCCTTCAAGCCAGACTTgaccatccaccaaccaatAAAGCCTTGAAATCCGATAAGAGCAGAAATTCCGACCAGGTTGGCAGCCATCCGTGGGGTGACTTTGCGGCGAGCGATGAAGTAGATAGTCGGGATCACGAAGGAGAGGCCGATGAAGCGGCCCCAGAGGCGATGTGTCCATTCCATAAAGTAGATCTTCTTGAACTCGTCGAGGTCCATGTGGGGGTTAATGAGCTTGTATTCCGGGGAGGCGCGATACTTTTCGAATTCAGAGTCCCAGTCCTCGGCGGACATAGGCGGCAGTGAGCCCGTGACGGGTCTCCATTCTGTGATACTCAGACTACAGCGGAACTATATGTCAGCCTGGTGTCTCCGGGGACAGCCAAGTACGCAGCCAGACGACATACCCAGACTCGGTCAACCGTGTAAGTCCACCAAAGACGACAATACCAAAGACACTAGCGGCGCTACCAAGAAGCCAGTACCCAACGGATTTGGCATTGGTTTCGGGGAATGAGGATTTCTTTTCAGAGGTTTTGTTCGAAGTCTTTTCGTTTTGGATATTCTTGCTGAGGGAGGCTATGGGGgacttggtcttggtggcatAGCTACGGATCGCCGGAGCTCTGGCCGCCACGAGCTTGAGAATGtgggatggcggggcaggTGATGCCTGTTGACATAGACATTGACCGCAAGCGAATGAAGATTTGGATAGTTGGGTAGCTGCTCTACGCAGCCCGAGCTGAAAGAGGGACATGGCTATGCCTTTGCGCCGGCAATGGCGGAGC
This window encodes:
- a CDS encoding hypothetical protein (EggNog:ENOG503PR3S), producing the protein MCVQSDWVFTCGHRAFAKFDNCPKFGRGCFGQNGTHQDVYVQDICSDCKLRPLDPNPQAVSNDPYRKKRKIR
- the COX15_2 gene encoding Cytochrome c oxidase assembly protein cox15 (EggNog:ENOG503NWB3; COG:O), coding for MSLFQLGLRRAATQLSKSSFACGQCLCQQASPAPPSHILKLVAARAPAIRSYATKTKSPIASLSKNIQNEKTSNKTSEKKSSFPETNAKSVGYWLLGSAASVFGIVVFGGLTRLTESGLSITEWRPVTGSLPPMSAEDWDSEFEKYRASPEYKLINPHMDLDEFKKIYFMEWTHRLWGRFIGLSFVIPTIYFIARRKVTPRMAANLVGISALIGFQGFIGWWMVKSGLKDDLFAPGSHPRVSQYRLATHLAAAFACYSWMLLAGLSVFRTHRALGNPAYYTGHFSALKNPALNILRRSVLGLTALIFTTVLSGALVAGLDAGLIYNEFPKMGTGYMPPKAELLDKFYSRKEDGSDIWWRNMLENPSFVQLDHRILAMTTFTAVLALFAYSRTGRVQAAMPPNVRKGVLGLVHLVSLQVALGITTLIYIVPIHLAATHQAGALALLSGALVLGQRLRIPKNTVALVQRQLKQGAQPLKTQALSQKMQEAAKNAATKA